In the genome of Colletotrichum lupini chromosome 8, complete sequence, one region contains:
- a CDS encoding eukaryotic aspartyl protease, giving the protein MESTSLRSLVLYGLLSTFADASPVEKRANIQKRGHFLVPRVPNDNFAGHNGPRQLIKAYRKYSMPIPQGLQDAMDAMAAQNPSPEPVKAEGFKSLAAGATNQTAAAGQPGTGLVTATPIRNDVEYVSPIKIGGQTVNVDFDSGSSDLWVFTSMLDATSQTGHQLYDPTKSTNAKMLSGQQFSIRYGDGSGAQGVVGTDVVDIGGAVVQEQAVEMATAVSQQFVQDTANNGLLGLAFSKLNTVKPTAQKTFFDNVMPSLAEPVFTADLRKKTVGAYEFGRIDSSKFTGQMAWIPVNTTSGFWQFSSEKFQVAGGQVQQGTAGAQAIADTGTTLILANPPMVQAYYQQVQGAKQDQQVGGITFPCNAQLPDLMMDIGGVYMARVKGADINFAQVDAQTCFGGLQATTSKLQIYGDIMFKSQFVAFNGGNMSLGMAEHVVNSQQAAAPATGAGAAAENNMNNNAGSTSGSERLTAAKGGLMVVLQAVLIAMVMGVF; this is encoded by the exons ATGGAGTCAACTTCATTGCGGTCGCTGGTCCTTTACGGCCTCCTGTCGACCTTTGCCGATGCCTCCCCGGTCGAGAAGCGCGCTAATATCCAAAAGCGAGGACACTTCCTCGTCCCCAGAGTGCCCAACGACAACTTTGCCGGTCACAATGGTCCGAGACAGCTGATCAAGGCGTACCGCAAGTACAGCATGCCCATCCCGCAGGGCCTGCAGGATGCCATGGACGCCATGGCGGCCCAGAACCCCAGTCCTGAGCCCGTCAAGGCCGAGGGCTTCAAGTCTCTCGCCGCTGGCGCCACGAACCAGACCGCCGCCGCTGGACAACCCGGAACCGGTCTCGTCACCGCCACCCCGATCCGCAACGACGTCGAGTACGTTTCGCCCATCAAGATTGGTGGCCAGACCGTCAACGTCGACTTTGACAGTGGTTCTTCCGATCTGTGGGTCTTCACCTCCATGCTCGACGCCACGTCCCAGACCGGTCACCAGCTGTACGACCCTACCAAGAGCACGAACGCCAAGATGCTCTCCGGACAGCAGTTCTCCATCCGCTACGGTGATGGCTCCGGAGCTCAGGGTGTCGTCGGAACCGACGTCGTCGACATTGGTGGCGCCGTCGTTCAGGAGCAGGCAGTCGAGATGGCCACCGCCGTCTCCCAGCAGTTCGTCCAGGACACCGCCAACAACGGTCTTCTCGGCCTTGCTTTCTCCAAGCTGAACACCGTCAAGCCCACGGCCCAGAAGACCTTCTTCGACAACGTCATGCCCAGCCTTGCCGAGCCCGTCTTCACTGCCGATCTCCGCAAGAAGACCGTCGGCGCCTACGAGTTTGGCCGCATCGACAGCTCCAAGTTCACCGGCCAGATGGCCTGGATCCCCGTCAACACCACCAGCGGTTTCTGGCAGTTCAGCAGTGAAAAGTTCCAGGTTGCCGGCGGTCAGGTCCAGCAGGGCACCGCCGGTGCTCAGGCCATTGCCGACACCGGCACCACCCTCATCCTCGCCAACCCTCCCATGGTCCAGGCCTACTACCAGCAGGTCCAGGGTGCCAAGCAGGACCAGCAGGTCGGCGGCATCACCTTCCCCTGCAACGCCCAGCTTCCCGATCTCATGATGGATATCGGCGGTGTCTACATGGCCCGTGTCAAGGGTGCCGACATCAACTTTGCCCAGGTTGACGCTCAGA CCTGCTTCGGTGGCCTCCAGGCAACCACCTCCAAGCTTCAGATCTACGGAGACATCATGTTCAAGTCGCAATTCGTTGCCTTCAACGGTGGAAACATGTCCCTCGGCATGGCCGAGCACGTCGTCAACAGCCAACAGGCGGCAGCACCCGCGACTGGCGCTGGCGCAGCGGC GGAGAACAACATGAACAACAACGCCGGCTCGACGTCCGGTAGTGAGAGGTTGACGGCTGCCAAGGGAGGGTTAATGGTCGTCCTCCAAGCCGTGTTAATCGCCATGGTCATGGGCGTCTTCTGA
- a CDS encoding malate dehydrogenase yields MSFVQRRMFSASARSLSKVTVLGAAGGIGQPLSLLMKLNPRVTELALYDIRGGPGVAADISHVNTKSVVKGYDPTATGLASALKGAEVVLIPAGVPRKPGMTRDDLFNTNASIVRDLAKACAESCPDANILVISNPVNSTVPIVSEVFKAHGVYNPKRLFGVTTLDVVRASRFVSEIKSTDPKDENITVVGGHSGVTIVPLFSQSNHPDLSSNAELVNRVQFGGDEVVKAKDGAGSATLSMAFAGARMAESLLRASHGEKGIVEPTFVDSPLYKDQGIDFFSSKVELGPNGVEKILPLGKVDAAEEKLLEACFADLKKNIAKGVAFVASNPPK; encoded by the exons ATGTCTTTCGTCCAGCGCCGCATGTTCTCCGCCTCGGCGAGAAGC CTCTCCAAGGTCACCGTTCTCGGTGCCGCCGGTGGTATTGGCCAGCCCCTCTCCCTGCTCATGAAGCTCAACCCCAGAGTCACTGAGCTCGCCCTCTACGATATCCGCGGAGGCCCTG GTGTCGCCGCCGACATCTCCCACGTCAACACAAAGTCCGTCGTCAAGGGCTACGACCCCACCGCCACCGGCCTCGCCAGCGCCCTCAAGGGCGCCGAGGTCGTCCTCATCCCCGCCGGCGTCCCCCGCAAGCCCGGCATGACCCGCGACGACCTCTTCAACACAAACGCCTCCATCGTCCGCGACCTCGCCAAGGCCTGCGCCGAGTCCTGCCCCGACGCAAACATCCTCGTCATCTCCAACCCCGTCAACTCCACCGTCCCCATCGTCTCCGAGGTCTTCAAGGCCCACGGCGTCTACAACCCCAAGCGCCTCTTCGGCGTCACCACCCTCGACGTCGTCCGCGCCTCCCGCTTCGTCTCCGAGATCAAGTCCACCGACCCCAAGGACGAGAACATCACCGTCGTCGGCGGCCACTCGGGCGTCACCATCGTCCCCCTCTTCTCCCAGTCCAACCACCCCGACCTCTCCTCCAACGCCGAGCTCGTCAACCGCGTCCAGTTCGGCGGTGACGAGGTCGTCAAGGCCAAGGACGGCGCCGGCTCCGCCACCCTCTCCATGGCTTTCGCCGGTGCCCGCATGGCCGAGTCCCTCCTCCGCGCCTCCCACGGCGAGAAGGGCATCGTCGAGCCCACCTTTGTCGACTCCCCCCTCTACAAGGACCAGGGCATCGACTTCTTCTCCTCAAAGGTCGAGCTCGGCCCCAACGGTGTCGAGAAGATCCTTCCCCTCGGCAAGGTTGACGCCGCCGAGGAGAAGCTCCTCGAGGCCTGCTTCGCCGACCTCAAGAAGAACATTGCCAAGGGTGTTGCCTTTGTCGCCTCCAACCCCCCCAAATAA
- a CDS encoding glycosyl hydrolase family 3 N terminal domain-containing protein produces the protein MHLPKIALLAAAACLASAQNSTGGGSPVRTPEWNAAYAKAEAAIAKLSLDEKIGIVSGIGWGKGLCVGNTSPASSINYPSLCLQDGPLGVRYASSVTAFVPGIQAAATWDVDLIRQRGAFKAAEARGVGVHVMLGPACGALGKTPNAGRNWEGFGPDPYLMGIATRETIEGMQSSGVQATAKHYIVNEQELNRETISSNVGDREMHELYLWPFAEAVHANVASVMCSYNKINGTWACENDAVMTKLLKEELGFPGYVMTDWYATTGTVSGAEAGLDMMMPGANYNNDPGSVWWGPQLKTVVENGTVSLTTIEDKVRRILAAWYLLGQDQGEYPPVNLAANVQGTHKDNVRATARDGIVLLKNDGAILPLKAPKKIAVIGSSTVNNPAGINACYDRSCNNGTLGMGWGSGTVDYPYLVAPLDAIRERAQQDGTEVSASSTDDAQQGATAAAGADAAFVFITSDSGEGYITVDGNIGDRNTLDPWHNGNELVKAAAAVNDNVVVVVHSVGPIILETILAQPGVKAIVWAGLGSQETGNALVDILWGATNPNGKLPYTIGKSVADYGTAVSKTLEDNFAEGIFIDYRHFDWAGIEPRYEFGYGLSYTNFTYSDISVTSTATSGPAVGQVVPGGRADLFEVVATVTATIKNTGSIAGAEIAQLYLTLPAGAPLSPPKQLRGFEKLRLGEGESAVATFNLRRKDLSYWDVASQNWVVPAGTFTVKVGASSRNLALEGSLVVS, from the exons ATGCATCTCCCCAAGATCGCATTGCTGGCCGCAGCGGCTTGCCTCGCCAGCGCGCAAAACTCCACGGGAGGTGGCAGCCCCGTCCGCACCCCGGAATGGAACGCAGCCTACGCCAAAGCCGAAGCCGCCATCGCCAAGCTCTCTCTCGACGAGAAGATTGGTATCGTCTCGGGTATCGGCTGGGGCAAGGGGCTCTGCGTCGGTAATACCTCGCCCGCGTCCTCCATCAACTACCCCTCGCTCTGTCTCCAGGACGGGCCTCTCGGCGTCCGCTACGCCAGCAGCGTGACGGCGTTCGTGCCCGGTATCCAGGCGGCCGCGACGTGGGACGTCGATTTAATTCGGCAGAGGGGCGCGTTCAAGGCTGCTGAGGCGAGGGGCGTTGGCGTCCATGTTATGCTTGGCCCTGCGTGTGGTGCTTTGGGTAAA ACACCAAACGCCGGTAGAAACTGGGAGGGCTTCGGCCCGGACCCGTACCTCATGGGCATCGCAACCAGAGAGACTATCGAGGGCATGCAGTCTTCGGGCGTCCAAGCAACGGCAAAACACTACATTGTCAACGAGCAGGAACTCAACCGCGAGACAATCAGCAGCAACGTCGGCGACAGGGAGATGCACGAGCTCTACCTCTGGCCCTTTGCCGAGGCCGTCCACGCCAACGTCGCCTCGGTAATGTGCTCCTACAACAAAATCAACGGCACCTGGGCCTGCGAAAACGACGCCGTCATGACCAAGCTCCTCAAGGAAGAGCTGGGTTTCCCGGGGTACGTCATGACGGATTGGTACGCCACCACGGGCACCGTCAGCGGCGCCGAGGCCGGGCTGGACATGATGATGCCGGGCGCCAACTACAACAACGATCCCGGCTCCGTGTGGTGGGGCCCGCAGCTCAAGACGGTCGTGGAGAACGGCACCGTCTCGCTGACCACGATCGAGGACAAAGTCCGCCGCATCCTCGCGGCATGGTACCTCCTCGGCCAGGACCAGGGCGAGTACCCGCCCGTCAACCTCGCGGCCAACGTCCAGGGCACGCACAAAGACAACGTGCGCGCCACGGCGCGGGACGGCATCGTGCTGCTCAAGAACGACGGCGCCATCCTCCCGCTCAAGGCGCCCAAGAAGATCGCCGTCATCGGGTCCTCGACCGTGAATAACCCGGCCGGCATCAACGCCTGCTACGACCGCAGCTGCAACAACGGCACCCTCGGCATGGGATGGGGCTCCGGAACGGTAGACTACCCCTACCTCGTCGCCCCCCTCGACGCGATCCGGGAGCGCGCGCAGCAGGACGGCACAGAGGTATCCGCCAGCAGCACCGACGACGCGCAGCAGGGCGCTACCGCGGCCGCCGGCGCCGACGCGGCGTTTGTCTTCATCACGTCGGACTCGGGCGAGGGCTACATCACCGTCGACGGCAACATTGGCGACCGCAACACGCTGGACCCGTGGCACAACGGCAACGAGCTCGTCAAGGCCGCGGCGGCGGTCAACGATAATGTCGTGGTCGTGGTGCACAGTGTCGGGCCCATCATTCTCGAGACGATCCTCGCGCAGCCCGGCGTCAAGGCCATTGTATGGGCTGGGCTCGGGTCGCAGGAGACTGGCAATGCGCTGGTTGATATCCTCTGGGGCGCGACGAACCCCAACGGAAAGCTGCCGTATACGATTGGCAAGAGTGTCGCCGACTACGGCACTGCGGTGTCCAAGACGCTCGAGGATAACTTTGCCGAGGGCATCTTTATCGACTATCGCCACTTTGACTGGGCTGGCATTGAGCCGCGGTACGAGTTTGGTTACGGATTGT CATACACCAACTTTACCTACTCGGACATCAGCGTCACATCCACAGCTACTTCCGGCCCGGCCGTCGGCCAGGTGGTCCCCGGTGGCCGTGCCGATCTCTTCGAGGTCGTTGCCACCGTAACGGCGACCATCAAGAACACGGGATCCATCGCCGGCGCCGAGATCGCGCAGTTGTACCTTACCCTCCCGGCCGGCGCGCCCCTCTCTCCGCCGAAGCAGCTCCGCGGATTCGAGAAGTTGAGGCTCGGCGAGGGCGAATCAGCAGTAGCGACGTTCAACCTTAGAAGGAAAGACCTGAGCTATTGGGATGTCGCAAGCCAGAATTGGGTTGTGCCGGCGGGTACGTTTACCGTCAAGGTTGGAGCGTCGAGCAGAAACCTGGCGTTGGAGGGAAGCCTGGTCGTGTCCTAG